One window of Branchiostoma lanceolatum isolate klBraLanc5 chromosome 8, klBraLanc5.hap2, whole genome shotgun sequence genomic DNA carries:
- the LOC136439865 gene encoding kelch-like protein diablo isoform X1 produces the protein MAGKADIDKSPAHFPAVVRGLHDMRTAGVLTDVTLLVDGQLFPAHRNVLAAASPYFYAMFTGGLHEARQKEITIHGLDRDSMALLLGFIYTGKVSLTQDNIQEVKALLQAADLFQIANLQRACEEWLLRFLTTANCVSLYFLAGTHNCGKLARAAKWMLGGNFTEVSEGEEFLSLEVEHLVELVADDSLEVRAESDVFEAAMRWLERAGADSDTADQLLRHVRYYLIDPQYLQEKVRAHSLVRECPETVKLCEAAVQVRGWDDNVDGNEAYAESLGLTTDLRFGMKGCNTILFLGGDPHKDFPDRSVCFAYNPHSKAQYRLPLPYSASNACAVVTEDQKLYVGGGNVEDVNAIGHCKPCRLFYVYDAVHNVWLEKASMRDIRTNFAMASVGKNVYAMGGKNFLVGYIAAVERYDPDTNVWHAARPLPHALSGHTAVTVGNCIYVLGGYARRVVTTSMIRYQPETDTWTELAPMSIARMKAGVAALDGKIYAVGAWQGQVTMEMYDPEKEKWEPGVVLPYDVVTGVGLVALDGRLYLCGAGEGSTRDVYFFSPTDLPWPFGQWCLNERNVVRFDNFACTTGRLHLEGLECTNRPAPSRASLAPASRLGHHFFQTKTSIDG, from the exons ATGGCTGGGAAGGCGGACATTGACAAGTCACCCGCGCACTTCCCAGCGGTCGTGCGGGGTCTACACGACATGCGGACAGCGGGAGTTCTGACCGACGTGACACTACTGGTGGATGGGCAGCTGTTTCCCGCGCACAGGAATGTTCTCGCCGCAGCAAGCCC GTACTTCTACGCCATGTTCACGGGTGGGCTCCACGAGGCTCGTCAGAAGGAGATCACCATCCATGGCCTGGACCGGGACAGCATGGCGCTGCTCCTGGGCTTCATCTACACGGGGAAGGTCTCGCTCACGCAGGACAACATCCAG GAGGTAAAGGCCCTTCTGCAGGCAGCTGACCTGTTCCAGATCGCGAACCTGCAGCGGGCGTGCGAGGAGTGGCTTCTACGGTTCCTAACGACAGCGAACTGCGTCTCGCTGTACTTCCTGGCGGGAACGCACAACTGTGGCAAGCTGGCACGCGCCGCCAAGTGGATGCTAGGCGGAAACTTCACAGAG GTGAGTGAGGGAGAGGAGTTCCTGAGCCTGGAGGTGGAACATCTGGTTGAGCTGGTGGCTGACGACTCCCTGGAAGTCCGTGCGGAGTCGGACGTGTTCGAGGCGGCCATGAGGTGGCTGGAGCGCGCGGGGGCCGACAGTGACACGGCCGACCAGCTGCTGAGACACGTGCGATACTACCTCATTGACCCGCAGTACCTCCAGGAGAAG GTGCGGGCCCACAGCTTGGTGAGGGAGTGTCCCGAGACAGTGAAGCTGTGCGAGGCAGCCGTGCAGGTGCGGGGCTGGGACGACAACGTAGACGGTAACGAGGCGTACGCCGAATCTCTCGGGCTCACCACGGACCTGAGGTTCGGCATGAAGGGCTGCAACACCATCCTGTTCCTGGGCGGGGATCCGCACAAAGACTTCCCCGATCGGAGCGTCTGTTTCGCGTACAACCCCCACTCCAAGGCGCAGTACCGCCTTCCGCTGCCGTACAGCGCTTCCAACGCCTGCGCCGTCGTGACGGAAGACCAGAAACTTTACGTCGGCGGAGGCAACGTTGAGGACGTCAATGCCATCGGACACTGCAAGCCCTGTCGGTTGTTTTACGTCTACGACGCGGTGCACAACGTGTGGTTGGAGAAGGCGTCCATGCGCGACATACGGACAAACTTCGCCATGGCGAGCGTGGGAAAGAATGTCTACGCGATGGGCGGGAAGAACTTTCTTGTAGGATATATCGCAGCGGTGGAGAGATACGACCCTGACACGAACGTGTGGCACGCAGCGCGACCTTTGCCCCATGCCCTCAGTGGGCACACGGCGGTTACCGTGGGCAACTGCATCTACGTCCTCGGCGGCTATGCCAGGCGCGTCGTCACCACCTCCATGATCAG GTACCAGCCCGAGACGGACACGTGGACCGAGCTCGCGCCCATGTCGATCGCCCGGATGAAGGCTGGTGTCGCGGCTCTCGACGGAAAAATCTACGCGGTGGGGGCGTGGCAGGGTCAGGTTACCATGGAGATGTACGACCCGGAGAAGGAAAAGTGGGAGCCGGGCGTGGTTCTCCCGTACGACGTGGTTACCGGGGTCGGACTTGTGGCGCTCGACGGGAGGTTGTATTTATGCGGCGCGGGGGAGGGCAGCACGCGGGACGTCTATTTCTTCTCGCCCACCGACCTCCCCTGGCCGTTCGGACAGTGGTGCCTGAACGAGAGGAACGTCGTGCGGTTCGATAACTTCGCCTGCACGACGGGGCGTCTACACCTGGAGGGACTGGAGTGTACAAACAGGCCTGCACCGAGTAGGGCATCACTGGCGCCAGCGTCACGACTTGGACACCATTTCTTTCAAACTAAGACGTCGATAGATGGATAA
- the LOC136439865 gene encoding kelch-like protein diablo isoform X3, whose amino-acid sequence MAGKADIDKSPAHFPAVVRGLHDMRTAGVLTDVTLLVDGQLFPAHRNVLAAASPYFYAMFTGGLHEARQKEITIHGLDRDSMALLLGFIYTGKVSLTQDNIQEVKALLQAADLFQIANLQRACEEWLLRFLTTANCVSLYFLAGTHNCGKLARAAKWMLGGNFTEVSEGEEFLSLEVEHLVELVADDSLEVRAESDVFEAAMRWLERAGADSDTADQLLRHVRYYLIDPQYLQEKVRAHSLVRECPETVKLCEAAVQVRGWDDNVDGNEAYAESLGLTTDLRFGMKGCNTILFLGGDPHKDFPDRSVCFAYNPHSKAQYRLPLPYSASNACAVVTEDQKLYVGGGNVEDVNAIGHCKPCRLFYVYDAVHNVWLEKASMRDIRTNFAMASVGKNVYAMGGKNFLVGYIAAVERYDPDTNVWHAARPLPHALSGHTAVTVGNCIYVLGGYARRVVTTSMIRYQPETDTWTELAPMSIARMKAGVAALDGKIYAVGAWQGQVTMEMYDPEKEKWEPGVVLPYDVVTGVGLVALDGRLYLCGAGEGSTRDVYFFSPTDLPWPFGQWCLNERNVVRFDNFACTTGRLHLEGLECTNRPAPSRASLAPASRLGHHFFQTKTSIDG is encoded by the exons ATGGCTGGGAAGGCGGACATTGACAAGTCACCCGCGCACTTCCCAGCGGTCGTGCGGGGTCTACACGACATGCGGACAGCGGGAGTTCTGACCGACGTGACACTACTGGTGGATGGGCAGCTGTTTCCCGCGCACAGGAATGTTCTCGCCGCAGCAAGCCC GTACTTCTACGCCATGTTCACGGGTGGGCTCCACGAGGCTCGTCAGAAGGAGATCACCATCCATGGCCTGGACCGGGACAGCATGGCGCTGCTCCTGGGCTTCATCTACACGGGGAAGGTCTCGCTCACGCAGGACAACATCCAG GAGGTAAAGGCCCTTCTGCAGGCAGCTGACCTGTTCCAGATCGCGAACCTGCAGCGGGCGTGCGAGGAGTGGCTTCTACGGTTCCTAACGACAGCGAACTGCGTCTCGCTGTACTTCCTGGCGGGAACGCACAACTGTGGCAAGCTGGCACGCGCCGCCAAGTGGATGCTAGGCGGAAACTTCACAGAG GTGAGTGAGGGAGAGGAGTTCTTGAGCCTGGAG GTGGAACATCTGGTTGAGCTGGTGGCTGACGACTCCCTGGAAGTCCGTGCGGAGTCGGACGTGTTCGAGGCGGCCATGAGGTGGCTGGAGCGCGCGGGGGCCGACAGTGACACGGCCGACCAGCTGCTGAGACACGTGCGATACTACCTCATTGACCCGCAGTACCTCCAGGAGAAG GTGCGGGCCCACAGCTTGGTGAGGGAGTGTCCCGAGACAGTGAAGCTGTGCGAGGCAGCCGTGCAGGTGCGGGGCTGGGACGACAACGTAGACGGTAACGAGGCGTACGCCGAATCTCTCGGGCTCACCACGGACCTGAGGTTCGGCATGAAGGGCTGCAACACCATCCTGTTCCTGGGCGGGGATCCGCACAAAGACTTCCCCGATCGGAGCGTCTGTTTCGCGTACAACCCCCACTCCAAGGCGCAGTACCGCCTTCCGCTGCCGTACAGCGCTTCCAACGCCTGCGCCGTCGTGACGGAAGACCAGAAACTTTACGTCGGCGGAGGCAACGTTGAGGACGTCAATGCCATCGGACACTGCAAGCCCTGTCGGTTGTTTTACGTCTACGACGCGGTGCACAACGTGTGGTTGGAGAAGGCGTCCATGCGCGACATACGGACAAACTTCGCCATGGCGAGCGTGGGAAAGAATGTCTACGCGATGGGCGGGAAGAACTTTCTTGTAGGATATATCGCAGCGGTGGAGAGATACGACCCTGACACGAACGTGTGGCACGCAGCGCGACCTTTGCCCCATGCCCTCAGTGGGCACACGGCGGTTACCGTGGGCAACTGCATCTACGTCCTCGGCGGCTATGCCAGGCGCGTCGTCACCACCTCCATGATCAG GTACCAGCCCGAGACGGACACGTGGACCGAGCTCGCGCCCATGTCGATCGCCCGGATGAAGGCTGGTGTCGCGGCTCTCGACGGAAAAATCTACGCGGTGGGGGCGTGGCAGGGTCAGGTTACCATGGAGATGTACGACCCGGAGAAGGAAAAGTGGGAGCCGGGCGTGGTTCTCCCGTACGACGTGGTTACCGGGGTCGGACTTGTGGCGCTCGACGGGAGGTTGTATTTATGCGGCGCGGGGGAGGGCAGCACGCGGGACGTCTATTTCTTCTCGCCCACCGACCTCCCCTGGCCGTTCGGACAGTGGTGCCTGAACGAGAGGAACGTCGTGCGGTTCGATAACTTCGCCTGCACGACGGGGCGTCTACACCTGGAGGGACTGGAGTGTACAAACAGGCCTGCACCGAGTAGGGCATCACTGGCGCCAGCGTCACGACTTGGACACCATTTCTTTCAAACTAAGACGTCGATAGATGGATAA
- the LOC136439865 gene encoding kelch-like protein diablo isoform X2 yields the protein MAGKADIDKSPAHFPAVVRGLHDMRTAGVLTDVTLLVDGQLFPAHRNVLAAASPYFYAMFTGGLHEARQKEITIHGLDRDSMALLLGFIYTGKVSLTQDNIQEVKALLQAADLFQIANLQRACEEWLLRFLTTANCVSLYFLAGTHNCGKLARAAKWMLGGNFTEVSEGEEFLSLEVEHLVELVADDSLEVRAESDVFEAAMRWLERAGADSDTADQLLRHVRYYLIDPQYLQEKVRAHSLVRECPETVKLCEAAVQVRGWDDNVDGNEAYAESLGLTTDLRFGMKGCNTILFLGGDPHKDFPDRSVCFAYNPHSKAQYRLPLPYSASNACAVVTEDQKLYVGGGNVEDVNAIGHCKPCRLFYVYDAVHNVWLEKASMRDIRTNFAMASVGKNVYAMGGKNFLVGYIAAVERYDPDTNVWHAARPLPHALSGHTAVTVGNCIYVLGGYARRVVTTSMIRYQPETDTWTELAPMSIARMKAGVAALDGKIYAVGAWQGQVTMEMYDPEKEKWEPGVVLPYDVVTGVGLVALDGRLYLCGAGEGSTRDVYFFSPTDLPWPFGQWCLNERNVVRFDNFACTTGRLHLEGLECTNRPAPSRASLAPASRLGHHFFQTKTSIDG from the exons ATGGCTGGGAAGGCGGACATTGACAAGTCACCCGCGCACTTCCCAGCGGTCGTGCGGGGTCTACACGACATGCGGACAGCGGGAGTTCTGACCGACGTGACACTACTGGTGGATGGGCAGCTGTTTCCCGCGCACAGGAATGTTCTCGCCGCAGCAAGCCC GTACTTCTACGCCATGTTCACGGGTGGGCTCCACGAGGCTCGTCAGAAGGAGATCACCATCCATGGCCTGGACCGGGACAGCATGGCGCTGCTCCTGGGCTTCATCTACACGGGGAAGGTCTCGCTCACGCAGGACAACATCCAG GAGGTAAAGGCCCTTCTGCAGGCAGCTGACCTGTTCCAGATCGCGAACCTGCAGCGGGCGTGCGAGGAGTGGCTTCTACGGTTCCTAACGACAGCGAACTGCGTCTCGCTGTACTTCCTGGCGGGAACGCACAACTGTGGCAAGCTGGCACGCGCCGCCAAGTGGATGCTAGGCGGAAACTTCACAGAG GTGAGTGAAGGAGAAGAGTTCCTGAGCCTGGAG GTGGAACATCTGGTTGAGCTGGTGGCTGACGACTCCCTGGAAGTCCGTGCGGAGTCGGACGTGTTCGAGGCGGCCATGAGGTGGCTGGAGCGCGCGGGGGCCGACAGTGACACGGCCGACCAGCTGCTGAGACACGTGCGATACTACCTCATTGACCCGCAGTACCTCCAGGAGAAG GTGCGGGCCCACAGCTTGGTGAGGGAGTGTCCCGAGACAGTGAAGCTGTGCGAGGCAGCCGTGCAGGTGCGGGGCTGGGACGACAACGTAGACGGTAACGAGGCGTACGCCGAATCTCTCGGGCTCACCACGGACCTGAGGTTCGGCATGAAGGGCTGCAACACCATCCTGTTCCTGGGCGGGGATCCGCACAAAGACTTCCCCGATCGGAGCGTCTGTTTCGCGTACAACCCCCACTCCAAGGCGCAGTACCGCCTTCCGCTGCCGTACAGCGCTTCCAACGCCTGCGCCGTCGTGACGGAAGACCAGAAACTTTACGTCGGCGGAGGCAACGTTGAGGACGTCAATGCCATCGGACACTGCAAGCCCTGTCGGTTGTTTTACGTCTACGACGCGGTGCACAACGTGTGGTTGGAGAAGGCGTCCATGCGCGACATACGGACAAACTTCGCCATGGCGAGCGTGGGAAAGAATGTCTACGCGATGGGCGGGAAGAACTTTCTTGTAGGATATATCGCAGCGGTGGAGAGATACGACCCTGACACGAACGTGTGGCACGCAGCGCGACCTTTGCCCCATGCCCTCAGTGGGCACACGGCGGTTACCGTGGGCAACTGCATCTACGTCCTCGGCGGCTATGCCAGGCGCGTCGTCACCACCTCCATGATCAG GTACCAGCCCGAGACGGACACGTGGACCGAGCTCGCGCCCATGTCGATCGCCCGGATGAAGGCTGGTGTCGCGGCTCTCGACGGAAAAATCTACGCGGTGGGGGCGTGGCAGGGTCAGGTTACCATGGAGATGTACGACCCGGAGAAGGAAAAGTGGGAGCCGGGCGTGGTTCTCCCGTACGACGTGGTTACCGGGGTCGGACTTGTGGCGCTCGACGGGAGGTTGTATTTATGCGGCGCGGGGGAGGGCAGCACGCGGGACGTCTATTTCTTCTCGCCCACCGACCTCCCCTGGCCGTTCGGACAGTGGTGCCTGAACGAGAGGAACGTCGTGCGGTTCGATAACTTCGCCTGCACGACGGGGCGTCTACACCTGGAGGGACTGGAGTGTACAAACAGGCCTGCACCGAGTAGGGCATCACTGGCGCCAGCGTCACGACTTGGACACCATTTCTTTCAAACTAAGACGTCGATAGATGGATAA
- the LOC136439865 gene encoding kelch repeat and BTB domain-containing protein 12-like isoform X4, translating to MAGKADIDKSPAHFPAVVRGLHDMRTAGVLTDVTLLVDGQLFPAHRNVLAAASPYFYAMFTGGLHEARQKEITIHGLDRDSMALLLGFIYTGKVSLTQDNIQEVKALLQAADLFQIANLQRACEEWLLRFLTTANCVSLYFLAGTHNCGKLARAAKWMLGGNFTEVRAHSLVRECPETVKLCEAAVQVRGWDDNVDGNEAYAESLGLTTDLRFGMKGCNTILFLGGDPHKDFPDRSVCFAYNPHSKAQYRLPLPYSASNACAVVTEDQKLYVGGGNVEDVNAIGHCKPCRLFYVYDAVHNVWLEKASMRDIRTNFAMASVGKNVYAMGGKNFLVGYIAAVERYDPDTNVWHAARPLPHALSGHTAVTVGNCIYVLGGYARRVVTTSMIRYQPETDTWTELAPMSIARMKAGVAALDGKIYAVGAWQGQVTMEMYDPEKEKWEPGVVLPYDVVTGVGLVALDGRLYLCGAGEGSTRDVYFFSPTDLPWPFGQWCLNERNVVRFDNFACTTGRLHLEGLECTNRPAPSRASLAPASRLGHHFFQTKTSIDG from the exons ATGGCTGGGAAGGCGGACATTGACAAGTCACCCGCGCACTTCCCAGCGGTCGTGCGGGGTCTACACGACATGCGGACAGCGGGAGTTCTGACCGACGTGACACTACTGGTGGATGGGCAGCTGTTTCCCGCGCACAGGAATGTTCTCGCCGCAGCAAGCCC GTACTTCTACGCCATGTTCACGGGTGGGCTCCACGAGGCTCGTCAGAAGGAGATCACCATCCATGGCCTGGACCGGGACAGCATGGCGCTGCTCCTGGGCTTCATCTACACGGGGAAGGTCTCGCTCACGCAGGACAACATCCAG GAGGTAAAGGCCCTTCTGCAGGCAGCTGACCTGTTCCAGATCGCGAACCTGCAGCGGGCGTGCGAGGAGTGGCTTCTACGGTTCCTAACGACAGCGAACTGCGTCTCGCTGTACTTCCTGGCGGGAACGCACAACTGTGGCAAGCTGGCACGCGCCGCCAAGTGGATGCTAGGCGGAAACTTCACAGAG GTGCGGGCCCACAGCTTGGTGAGGGAGTGTCCCGAGACAGTGAAGCTGTGCGAGGCAGCCGTGCAGGTGCGGGGCTGGGACGACAACGTAGACGGTAACGAGGCGTACGCCGAATCTCTCGGGCTCACCACGGACCTGAGGTTCGGCATGAAGGGCTGCAACACCATCCTGTTCCTGGGCGGGGATCCGCACAAAGACTTCCCCGATCGGAGCGTCTGTTTCGCGTACAACCCCCACTCCAAGGCGCAGTACCGCCTTCCGCTGCCGTACAGCGCTTCCAACGCCTGCGCCGTCGTGACGGAAGACCAGAAACTTTACGTCGGCGGAGGCAACGTTGAGGACGTCAATGCCATCGGACACTGCAAGCCCTGTCGGTTGTTTTACGTCTACGACGCGGTGCACAACGTGTGGTTGGAGAAGGCGTCCATGCGCGACATACGGACAAACTTCGCCATGGCGAGCGTGGGAAAGAATGTCTACGCGATGGGCGGGAAGAACTTTCTTGTAGGATATATCGCAGCGGTGGAGAGATACGACCCTGACACGAACGTGTGGCACGCAGCGCGACCTTTGCCCCATGCCCTCAGTGGGCACACGGCGGTTACCGTGGGCAACTGCATCTACGTCCTCGGCGGCTATGCCAGGCGCGTCGTCACCACCTCCATGATCAG GTACCAGCCCGAGACGGACACGTGGACCGAGCTCGCGCCCATGTCGATCGCCCGGATGAAGGCTGGTGTCGCGGCTCTCGACGGAAAAATCTACGCGGTGGGGGCGTGGCAGGGTCAGGTTACCATGGAGATGTACGACCCGGAGAAGGAAAAGTGGGAGCCGGGCGTGGTTCTCCCGTACGACGTGGTTACCGGGGTCGGACTTGTGGCGCTCGACGGGAGGTTGTATTTATGCGGCGCGGGGGAGGGCAGCACGCGGGACGTCTATTTCTTCTCGCCCACCGACCTCCCCTGGCCGTTCGGACAGTGGTGCCTGAACGAGAGGAACGTCGTGCGGTTCGATAACTTCGCCTGCACGACGGGGCGTCTACACCTGGAGGGACTGGAGTGTACAAACAGGCCTGCACCGAGTAGGGCATCACTGGCGCCAGCGTCACGACTTGGACACCATTTCTTTCAAACTAAGACGTCGATAGATGGATAA